The following are from one region of the Arachis duranensis cultivar V14167 chromosome 10, aradu.V14167.gnm2.J7QH, whole genome shotgun sequence genome:
- the LOC107471929 gene encoding cationic amino acid transporter 2, vacuolar translates to MGILVDSQDGGENGTQGSWMFFTRRKKVDSANESSSKGQLAKELTVPQLMAIGVGATIGAGVYVLVGTVAREHSGPSLVISFLVAGFAAALSAFCYAELASRCPSAGSAYHYSYLCVGEGVAWLIGWALILEYTISGSAVARGITPNLAALVGGAENLPVFLSRHHIPGLDIVVDPCAAIVTFIITALLCFGIKESAMVQSVVTSVNVCALMFVILAGGYLGFKSGWAGYKLPTGYFPFGVDGMLAGSATVFFAYIGFDAVASTAEEVKNPQRDLPLGIGGSLFLCCGLYMMVSVVIVGLVPYYAIDPDTPISSAFADHGMQWAAYIINVGAFTALCASLMGGILPQPRILMAMARDGLLPPLFSDINKHTQVPVKSTIATGLVAAVLAFAMEVSELAGMVSVGTLLAFTAVAISVLILRYIPPEDSPLPGSLQEPIISVDSSGEHIRLVVKEDVSADFISKYLSAGNYLHDGNRRKVVGWVIALTCLGIFVLTYAASDLVLPSSIRFTLCGVGVTLLLFGLVFLTCIDQDDARHNFGNSTGFTCPLVPLLPITCVLINSYLLINLESGTWVRVSIWLAIGLLVYVFYGRTHSMLKDAVYVPAAQVDDAYHASTSCLA, encoded by the exons ATGGGAATTTTGGTTGATTCACAAGATGGTGGTGAAAATGGAACTCAGGGTTCATGGATGTTCTTCACTAGAAGGAAGAAGGTTGATTCTGCCAATGAAAGCAGCTCTAAGGGTCAACTTGCCAAGGAGTTGACTGTGCCTCAACTCATGGCAATTG GTGTTGGTGCAACAATTGGTGCTGGTGTGTATGTTCTTGTTGGAACCGTTGCTCGCGAGCATTCCGGTCCGTCGTTGGTGATTTCTTTCCTGGTAGCTGGATTTGCAGCTGCTCTTTCAGCTTTTTGCTATGCAGAGCTTGCGAGTCGCTGCCCTTCTGCTGGAAGTGCCTATCATTATTCATACTTATGTGTTGGGGAAGG AGTTGCTTGGTTGATTGGTTGGGCCTTGATACTTGAATATACAATTAGTGGATCTGCTGTTGCTCGTGGCATAACTCCCAATTTG gCTGCACTTGTTGGAGGTGCAGAAAATTTGCCCGTCTTTTTATCACGTCATCATATTCCTGGGCTTGATATTGTTGTGGATCCATGCGCAGCAATCGTGACATTTATTATCACTGCACTCCTCTGTTTTGGGATTAAAGAG AGTGCAATGGTACAAAGTGTAGTCACATCAGTGAATGTATGTGCTTTGATGTTTGTAATTTTAGCGGGCGGTTACCTTGGATTCAAATCTGGATGGGCTGGATATAAACTTCCTACAGG GTACTTTCCATTCGGGGTAGATGGGATGCTTGCTGGTTCTGCAACTGTCTTTTTTGCTTATATAGGTTTTGATGCAGTAGCCAGCACTGCTGAAGAG GTTAAAAATCCTCAACGCGATTTGCCACTGGGTATTGGTGGTTCACTGTTTCTATGTTGTGGATTGTATATGATGGTTTCCGTTGTTATTGTCGGTTTAGTACCTTATTATGCTATTGATCCTGACACCCCCATATCGTCTGCGTTTGCTGACCATGGGATGCAATGGGCAGC TTATATTATAAATGTTGGGGCATTTACAGCTCTATGTGCATCATTGATGGGTGGGATACTGCCCCAG CCGAGAATTTTGATGGCTATGGCAAGGGATGGTCTGCTGCCACCACTCTTTTCTGATATAAATAAGCACACCCAGGTTCCTGTCAAGAGCACAATAGCTACTGGCCTTGTCGCTGCAGTTCTTGCGTTCGCTATGGAAGTCTCTGAACTAGCTGGCATG GTTAGTGTGGGTACCCTTCTCGCATTCACTGCTGTGGCAATATCTGTGTTAATACTAAGATATATCCCTCCGGAAGATTCACCGCTGCCCGGTTCCCTCCAGGAACCAATTATCTCAGTTGATTCTTCTGGGGAACATATACGTTTAGTTGTGAAAGAAGATGTATCAGCTGACTTCATTTCTAAATATCTTTCTGCTGGCAACT ATTTACACGATGGTAACAGACGAAAAGTTGTAGGGTGGGTAATAGCATTGACATGCTTAGGGATATTCGTCCTGACATATGCAGCTTCAGACTTGGTTCTTCCCAG TTCTATTCGATTTACACTCTGTGGAGTTGGTGTCACTCTTCTTCTGTTTGGTCTTGTCTTCCTAACTTGCATCGATCAAGATGATGCAAGGCACAACTTCGGGAACTCGACTG GTTTCACTTGCCCACTTGTGCCACTGCTGCCCATAACTTGCGTTCTTATCAATTCCTATTTACTTATTAATCTTGA GTCTGGTACATGGGTGCGTGTTTCTATATGGCTGGCAATAGGGCTACTTGTTTATGTATTTTATGGCCGAACCCACAGCATGCTGAAGGATGCAGTTTATGTGCCGGCGGCGCAAGTGGACGACGCCTATCATGCATCGACAAGTTGTCTTGCTTAA